From a region of the Trichocoleus sp. genome:
- the uvrC gene encoding excinuclease ABC subunit UvrC, with amino-acid sequence MTTTKPQPLVKDPERLEARLKEIPPEPGVYFMRDGEDHIIYIGKSKKLRSRVRSYFREHHDHNERIALMVRQVVDIEFIVTDTEAEALALEANLIKQHQPHFNVLLKDDKKYPYLCVTWSEEYPRIFITRKRHLGKNKDRYYGPYVDVHALRSTLNLVKRIFPLRQRPQPLFKDRPCLNFDIGRCLGVCQKLVSVEDYRKMIQRVAMIFQGRTQELEDILTEHMEKAAEELNFEYAARLRDQIRGLEALTADQKVALPDDTVSRDAIALMADDHHACIQLFQIRAGRLVGRLGFVADAQSGTPGAILQRVLEEHYSTVDAVEIPAEILAQHELPEQEMLAGFLSDRKGRKVTIDVPQRQTKADLIEMVERNAGYELARTQRFADRNNQAMLDLATILDLPDMPHRIEGYDISHIQGSDAVASQVVFVDGLPAKQHYRHYKIKNPTVRSGHSDDFASMAEVIQRRFKRFAQDPNLKRVGNPDFPDLVMIDGGKGQLSAVVEVLREMNLLEDVKVVSLAKQREEIFLPGESLPLTTEAEQPGVQLLRRLRDEAHRFAVSFHRQQRSDRMRRSRLDEIPGLGQHRQKQLLGHFRSIDYLREASPKQIAEVPGIGAKMAQQIYDYFHPQAIAVEDEFAQLNSESA; translated from the coding sequence GTGACCACCACCAAGCCTCAGCCCCTCGTCAAAGATCCAGAACGGTTAGAAGCGCGACTGAAAGAGATTCCGCCAGAACCGGGCGTGTATTTTATGCGCGATGGCGAGGATCATATTATTTACATTGGTAAATCAAAAAAGCTGCGATCGCGGGTGCGGTCTTATTTCCGCGAGCATCACGATCACAACGAGCGGATTGCCCTCATGGTGCGGCAGGTGGTAGACATTGAGTTTATTGTCACCGACACCGAAGCCGAAGCCTTAGCACTTGAGGCAAACCTGATTAAGCAGCATCAGCCGCATTTTAATGTGTTGCTCAAGGATGACAAGAAATATCCTTATCTCTGTGTCACTTGGTCTGAAGAATATCCGCGTATTTTTATTACCCGTAAACGGCATCTAGGCAAAAATAAAGACCGCTATTATGGTCCCTATGTTGATGTTCATGCGCTGCGAAGTACGCTCAATTTGGTGAAACGAATTTTTCCGCTACGGCAGCGTCCTCAGCCCTTATTTAAAGACCGTCCTTGCCTCAATTTTGATATTGGGCGGTGTTTGGGCGTTTGTCAAAAATTAGTCAGCGTTGAAGATTATCGCAAAATGATCCAGCGAGTCGCGATGATCTTTCAGGGACGAACGCAAGAACTGGAAGACATTCTCACCGAGCACATGGAGAAAGCCGCTGAAGAATTGAACTTTGAATATGCGGCACGATTGCGCGATCAAATTCGAGGGCTAGAAGCACTGACGGCAGATCAAAAAGTAGCATTGCCGGATGATACGGTTTCGCGAGATGCGATCGCCCTCATGGCAGATGATCACCATGCCTGCATTCAGCTTTTCCAGATTCGCGCGGGTCGTTTAGTGGGGCGACTGGGATTTGTGGCAGATGCTCAGTCGGGTACGCCGGGAGCCATTTTGCAGCGGGTCTTAGAAGAGCACTATTCAACCGTGGATGCAGTTGAGATTCCGGCAGAAATTTTGGCGCAGCATGAGCTACCCGAACAGGAAATGCTGGCGGGCTTTTTGTCCGATCGCAAGGGTCGTAAAGTGACGATCGATGTCCCACAGCGACAGACGAAAGCAGATTTGATTGAAATGGTGGAGCGAAACGCCGGATATGAGCTGGCTCGGACGCAGCGATTTGCCGATCGCAATAATCAGGCAATGTTGGACTTAGCGACGATTCTGGATTTGCCAGACATGCCCCACCGGATTGAGGGCTACGATATTTCCCACATTCAAGGCTCGGATGCCGTGGCATCGCAGGTGGTCTTTGTGGATGGCTTACCCGCGAAGCAGCACTATCGCCACTACAAGATCAAAAATCCAACAGTGCGATCGGGTCACTCAGACGATTTTGCCAGTATGGCAGAGGTGATTCAGCGACGGTTCAAGCGATTTGCCCAAGACCCGAATTTGAAGCGAGTCGGCAATCCTGATTTTCCCGATCTGGTGATGATTGATGGCGGCAAAGGTCAGCTTTCAGCCGTCGTGGAAGTGCTGCGCGAGATGAATTTGCTGGAGGATGTGAAGGTCGTTAGTTTGGCGAAGCAGCGAGAAGAAATTTTCTTACCGGGAGAGTCGTTACCGCTGACCACAGAGGCAGAACAGCCAGGGGTTCAACTTTTGCGGCGGCTCCGCGATGAAGCACACCGATTTGCTGTAAGTTTTCACCGTCAGCAACGCAGCGATCGAATGCGGCGATCTCGCCTCGATGAAATTCCTGGTTTAGGGCAACATCGCCAAAAACAACTCCTGGGACATTTTCGCTCGATCGATTATTTGCGAGAAGCCAGCCCCAAACAAATTGCTGAAGTTCCGGGCATTGGGGCAAAGATGGCACAGCAAATTTATGACTATTTCCATCCTCAGGCGATCGCGGTTGAAGATGAATTTGCTCAATTGAATAGCGAATCTGCTTAG
- a CDS encoding antibiotic biosynthesis monooxygenase, protein MILEVAILDVKPGLTVEFEAAFKTASVIIASMPGYVSHELQRCLETKNRYLLLVRWQKLEDHTIGFRQSPEYQEWRSLLHHFYNPFPIVEHYEVV, encoded by the coding sequence GTGATTTTAGAAGTTGCTATTCTCGATGTTAAGCCTGGTTTAACAGTTGAATTTGAAGCGGCTTTCAAAACTGCCTCAGTGATCATTGCTTCCATGCCAGGTTATGTTTCTCATGAGCTGCAACGCTGTTTAGAAACAAAAAATCGATATCTTTTGCTTGTTCGCTGGCAGAAATTGGAAGATCACACGATCGGCTTCCGACAATCACCAGAGTATCAAGAATGGCGTTCTCTTTTGCATCATTTTTATAATCCATTTCCGATCGTAGAACATTATGAAGTTGTTTGA
- a CDS encoding Uma2 family endonuclease encodes MTALIYPSTEEQRVVLPGVTWQQYENLLATLGNYPGLRLIYLEGTLEIFMPSLEHEMIKKVIARLLERYAEEVDIPLHGYGSTTFRREAKARGLEPDECYCVNTLKELPDFAIEVNLTSGGVDKLSVYQGLGVPEVLIWQNNQLALHDLRGTTNQASMKSQFFPDLDLQVLAQFVRPQEQPQAVKEFLQTIRRQRS; translated from the coding sequence ATGACTGCCCTCATTTATCCCTCAACCGAAGAACAACGGGTCGTCCTGCCAGGCGTGACGTGGCAACAGTATGAGAACTTGTTAGCAACATTGGGGAACTACCCTGGCTTGCGACTCATTTATCTGGAGGGAACGCTAGAAATTTTTATGCCCTCGCTTGAGCATGAAATGATTAAAAAGGTGATTGCCAGACTCTTAGAGCGTTACGCAGAGGAAGTTGATATTCCCCTTCATGGCTATGGCTCGACGACATTTCGCCGGGAAGCAAAAGCGCGGGGGCTAGAACCGGACGAATGTTACTGTGTCAATACGCTGAAAGAACTGCCTGACTTCGCGATCGAAGTGAATTTGACGAGTGGAGGAGTTGATAAGCTCTCTGTCTACCAGGGACTAGGTGTTCCAGAAGTGTTGATTTGGCAGAATAACCAACTTGCGCTTCATGATCTGCGGGGCACAACGAATCAGGCAAGTATGAAGAGTCAGTTTTTTCCTGATCTTGACTTACAAGTGTTAGCGCAGTTTGTTCGTCCTCAAGAGCAACCCCAAGCAGTTAAGGAATTCTTACAAACCATTCGCCGACAGAGAAGCTAA
- a CDS encoding diguanylate cyclase has protein sequence MITSLNIQYSQKSDLLEVKQRFKKHPDEKILIQVFSGHIKKTEIERLLDDLKDVFRGIPIIGTTTAGEILDGKVEENTVVVNFSFFDSTTVQTALVDRNDDLWLAGKTLARNLAPATPKALILLGCGLKDGRTIDATPLLTALYEEFPQAVIAGAQAGDNGNGVISYVFTENGITEQGIVAASLSGEYLSVHNSYNLSWVPIGKKLTITKATGSRVYSIDNRSPRELYNHYLGPEIVEGLPLAAADFPLVIERDGIPMAIHALGVNEDGSFDYIHSFHSREQVQFGFCHSGLLAIAAKQTFDELRVHPVQVAFIYSCVSRKWILGQDVHVEIAPIAHLATTAGFFSYGEYFTHSTGKCLFFSQTMTVLTLAELDGTETPAQKDESKQLITEAESKQLKTLRVLHRLVETSAKEIETINHKLSEMAHEDGLTGLFNRRYFDRQFTAEFRRAQRCGEPLSLILIDVDAFKLFNDTYGHVKGDSCLRAVAAVLKEIPQRPGDFVSRYGGEEFICILPNTEFEGAMLLAEKIRQGVMKLLIPHPTSTVSNHLTVSVGVQTIEKIAEQMTPEAIVMMCDKQLYAAKMNGRNRICGNRIPG, from the coding sequence ATGATTACGAGTCTCAATATTCAGTATTCTCAAAAATCGGATCTCCTAGAGGTTAAGCAGCGCTTCAAGAAACATCCTGATGAAAAGATACTCATTCAGGTCTTTTCTGGACATATTAAAAAAACAGAAATTGAACGGTTACTGGATGATCTAAAGGATGTGTTTCGGGGAATCCCCATTATTGGAACCACCACAGCAGGTGAGATCTTGGATGGCAAAGTAGAAGAGAATACGGTAGTCGTAAATTTCTCTTTTTTTGACTCCACCACAGTTCAAACCGCGCTTGTCGATCGCAATGATGACCTCTGGTTAGCCGGAAAGACATTAGCCCGTAATTTAGCTCCTGCCACTCCTAAAGCTTTAATCCTGCTGGGTTGTGGGTTGAAAGACGGACGCACGATCGATGCTACCCCACTCCTAACTGCACTCTACGAAGAGTTTCCCCAAGCGGTGATTGCCGGAGCCCAAGCCGGAGACAACGGTAATGGTGTGATTTCGTATGTATTCACTGAAAACGGGATCACAGAGCAGGGTATTGTTGCCGCATCCCTTTCGGGGGAGTATCTCTCCGTTCATAACAGCTACAACCTCAGTTGGGTGCCGATTGGGAAAAAACTAACCATCACGAAAGCCACTGGTTCGCGGGTTTACAGCATCGATAATCGATCGCCTCGTGAGCTGTACAACCATTATTTGGGACCCGAGATCGTGGAGGGCTTGCCGCTGGCAGCAGCAGATTTTCCCTTAGTGATCGAGCGAGATGGGATTCCGATGGCGATCCATGCCCTTGGTGTGAATGAGGATGGTTCCTTTGATTACATCCATTCTTTCCACTCAAGAGAGCAAGTCCAGTTTGGATTTTGCCATTCTGGGCTATTGGCAATTGCCGCAAAACAAACCTTCGATGAGTTGAGAGTCCATCCGGTGCAGGTTGCCTTCATCTATTCCTGTGTCTCGCGAAAATGGATTCTTGGTCAGGATGTTCATGTTGAGATTGCGCCGATCGCTCATCTGGCAACAACGGCAGGTTTCTTTTCCTACGGTGAGTATTTCACACACTCCACGGGCAAATGCTTGTTCTTTAGCCAAACGATGACAGTCCTGACGTTGGCAGAACTCGATGGCACGGAAACTCCGGCTCAAAAGGATGAGTCAAAGCAGCTCATTACAGAAGCAGAGTCAAAACAGCTTAAAACGCTACGGGTTCTTCACCGTTTGGTTGAGACATCTGCAAAAGAAATTGAGACGATCAATCACAAACTCTCAGAAATGGCGCATGAAGACGGCTTGACGGGTCTATTCAATCGACGCTATTTCGATCGACAATTTACTGCGGAGTTCAGACGGGCTCAAAGGTGTGGAGAGCCACTTTCCTTGATCTTGATTGATGTTGATGCCTTCAAGCTTTTTAACGATACCTATGGTCATGTCAAGGGCGATAGTTGTTTACGTGCAGTTGCCGCTGTACTCAAAGAGATTCCACAACGTCCTGGGGATTTTGTTTCACGTTACGGGGGCGAAGAGTTTATTTGCATTTTGCCCAACACTGAATTTGAAGGAGCAATGTTATTGGCAGAGAAGATCCGGCAGGGCGTTATGAAGTTATTAATTCCTCATCCAACCTCAACCGTATCAAATCATTTAACGGTTTCTGTCGGTGTCCAAACGATCGAGAAGATCGCGGAACAAATGACGCCGGAAGCAATTGTGATGATGTGTGATAAACAGCTTTATGCTGCAAAAATGAATGGCAGAAATAGAATTTGCGGCAATAGAATCCCTGGATAA